A window of the Deltaproteobacteria bacterium genome harbors these coding sequences:
- a CDS encoding D-alanyl-D-alanine carboxypeptidase: MRRARVERTRSGMDNRRMRRLHQAIGSGRAPGGVAALVALAGLVFAAGQAGAAPRLTARAALVMDAASGETIWARNPDDPLPPASTTKILTAILALESGRLDERFAVSEFAAETAPSKINLRPGQRMQLRDLVYAVLLNSANDAAEVVAEGLAGSQAAFAARMNEKARAIGATHTHFANPHGLTASGHVASARDLALIFRYGMRLPLFREMLETRRVEVPLEGTGIHLVSLHSHNRLLTGYSYPVIGKTGYTRPARRCFVGAATHDGREIIIALLGASDLWGDARRLFAYGFGAAAERPSVVMAGMLPMPSVLARRAAPEEDDDAAEARAVSRFAVQLGPYPTRRSARAVRARLARRGYTAMLTGRTLRLGSFSSEGRARRLAGRLRLTGYRPIVVGLPEG; encoded by the coding sequence ATGCGGCGTGCGCGGGTTGAGCGCACCCGGTCCGGCATGGATAATCGCCGGATGCGGCGGCTGCACCAGGCGATCGGCAGTGGGCGGGCACCCGGCGGGGTGGCCGCGCTGGTCGCGCTCGCTGGCCTTGTGTTCGCCGCGGGGCAGGCTGGCGCGGCGCCGCGGCTCACGGCGCGTGCCGCGCTCGTGATGGACGCCGCGAGCGGCGAGACCATCTGGGCCCGGAACCCCGACGACCCGCTGCCCCCCGCCAGCACGACGAAGATCCTGACCGCGATCCTCGCGCTCGAGAGCGGCCGGCTCGACGAGCGGTTCGCGGTGAGCGAGTTCGCGGCGGAGACCGCCCCGTCGAAGATCAACCTGCGGCCGGGACAGCGGATGCAGCTCCGCGACCTGGTCTATGCCGTGCTGCTCAACTCCGCCAACGACGCGGCCGAAGTGGTGGCCGAGGGCCTCGCTGGATCACAGGCGGCGTTCGCGGCGCGCATGAACGAGAAGGCGCGCGCGATCGGCGCCACGCACACGCACTTCGCCAACCCGCACGGCCTCACCGCCTCGGGTCACGTCGCGAGCGCCCGGGACCTCGCCCTGATCTTCCGCTACGGGATGCGCCTGCCGCTCTTCCGCGAGATGCTCGAGACGCGACGTGTCGAGGTCCCGCTCGAGGGCACGGGCATCCACCTCGTGTCGCTCCATTCGCACAACCGGCTGCTCACGGGCTACTCGTACCCGGTGATCGGCAAGACGGGCTATACGAGGCCCGCGCGGCGCTGCTTCGTCGGGGCTGCGACCCACGACGGCCGCGAGATCATCATCGCGCTGCTCGGCGCGAGCGACCTCTGGGGCGACGCCAGGCGTCTGTTCGCGTACGGCTTCGGGGCGGCCGCCGAGCGGCCGAGCGTCGTCATGGCCGGCATGCTGCCGATGCCGAGCGTCCTCGCGCGGCGCGCTGCGCCCGAGGAGGACGACGATGCGGCGGAGGCGCGGGCGGTGTCGCGTTTCGCCGTCCAGCTCGGCCCCTACCCGACCCGCCGGTCGGCTCGGGCAGTGCGCGCGCGGCTGGCCCGGCGCGGCTACACGGCGATGCTTACCGGCCGCACGCTCCGCCTCGGCTCGTTCTCGAGCGAAGGCCGGGCGCGGCGACTCGCCGGCCGCCTCAGGCTCACCGGCTACCGGCCGATCGTCGTCGGGCTCCCCGAAGGCTAG
- a CDS encoding LOG family protein, translated as MYVPPRTARDRRRGNLVSELLPRLDPARREDRLVGEMIESSLKLLRDGTSLGDVKILNASLRELRYAFKVFAPYRGVRKVSVFGSARISPTAPAARAAREFARRIAAEGYMVITGAGPGIMRACQEGAGRERSFGVNIRLPFEQEPNEFIAKDAKLLTFRYFFTRKLIFIKEANAVVLFPGGFGTHDEAYECLTLVQTGKTSPMPIVFLDAPRGTYWKTWKRYVEDHLLRPQLISDEDMSLFKVTCSIDEAVDEITRFYRLYHSSRTVGRRFVIRLNRPIAESLVADLSGDFADILVSGKIEQTAGALSAEDEPEIRDLPRLVLHFNRTHFGRLRQLIDRVNREG; from the coding sequence ATGTACGTTCCACCCCGAACCGCTCGCGACCGTCGTCGCGGCAACCTGGTTTCCGAGCTGCTGCCCCGGCTGGATCCCGCCCGGCGGGAGGACCGGCTGGTCGGCGAGATGATCGAGAGCTCGCTCAAGCTGCTGCGCGACGGCACGAGCCTCGGTGACGTCAAGATCTTGAACGCCTCGCTGCGCGAGCTGCGCTACGCGTTCAAGGTGTTCGCGCCCTACCGCGGCGTTCGCAAGGTGAGCGTGTTCGGCTCGGCGCGCATCTCGCCCACCGCGCCGGCCGCCCGGGCCGCCCGCGAGTTCGCGCGGCGCATCGCGGCCGAGGGCTACATGGTGATCACCGGCGCCGGCCCCGGCATCATGCGCGCCTGCCAGGAGGGCGCCGGGCGCGAGCGCAGCTTCGGCGTCAACATCCGGCTGCCCTTCGAGCAGGAGCCGAACGAGTTCATCGCCAAGGACGCGAAGCTGCTGACGTTCCGGTACTTCTTCACCCGCAAGCTGATCTTCATCAAGGAGGCGAACGCCGTGGTCCTCTTTCCCGGCGGCTTCGGCACCCACGACGAGGCGTACGAGTGCCTGACGCTCGTGCAGACCGGGAAGACGAGCCCGATGCCCATCGTCTTCCTCGATGCCCCGCGCGGGACCTACTGGAAGACCTGGAAGCGCTACGTCGAGGATCACCTCCTCCGTCCCCAGCTCATCTCCGACGAGGACATGTCGCTCTTCAAGGTGACCTGCTCGATCGACGAGGCGGTGGACGAGATCACCCGCTTCTACCGGCTCTATCATTCCTCGCGCACCGTCGGCCGGCGCTTCGTCATACGCCTGAACCGGCCGATCGCCGAGAGCCTGGTCGCGGACCTCTCGGGCGACTTCGCCGACATCCTCGTGAGCGGCAAGATCGAGCAGACCGCGGGCGCACTTTCGGCGGAGGACGAGCCCGAGATCCGCGACCTCCCCCGTCTCGTGCTCCACTTCAACCGCACGCACTTCGGCCGCTTGCGGCAGCTGATCGATCGTGTCAACCGCGAAGGGTGA
- a CDS encoding AAA family ATPase: MPGPRDVLRTIRDELQQVFLERTELIDGALVALVAAQHVLVIGPPGTAKSMLADEICRRIAGAQYFQWLLTRFTTPEELFGAVSLKALEQDDYRRLTTHKLPEAHIAFLDEVFKASSSILNTILTLINERRFHNGREVVNVPLLTLFAASNELPEDDELLALHDRFLLRFVVDYVSEDFRFLKLLQARPPATRTTLSLAELQVTRAEAEALAVPASVLRAITDIRRELGRKNIVASDRRYAQAVGVLRARAYLAGRDYVSDEDLPFLEHVLWRDPAERPQVRDTIRELLCGYEDEVRILLFQSRELRDYALREWDSSELRTRAAVEAHTKIRNILGKVDAILAQARSGGRPVERVEALKHEILQIQQEMLGRL, translated from the coding sequence ATGCCCGGGCCGCGTGACGTCCTGCGCACCATCCGGGACGAGCTGCAGCAGGTCTTCCTCGAGCGGACCGAGCTCATCGACGGGGCGCTCGTCGCCCTTGTCGCGGCGCAGCATGTGCTCGTGATCGGCCCGCCGGGCACGGCCAAGTCGATGCTCGCCGACGAGATCTGCCGCCGGATCGCCGGGGCCCAGTACTTCCAGTGGCTGCTTACCCGCTTCACCACGCCGGAGGAGCTGTTCGGGGCGGTCAGCCTGAAGGCGCTCGAGCAGGACGACTACCGGCGGCTCACGACGCACAAGCTGCCGGAGGCGCACATCGCCTTCCTCGACGAGGTCTTCAAGGCGAGCTCGTCGATCCTGAACACGATCCTCACGCTGATCAACGAGCGCCGCTTCCACAACGGGCGCGAGGTGGTCAACGTCCCGCTGCTCACGCTGTTCGCCGCCTCGAACGAGCTGCCCGAGGACGACGAGCTCCTGGCCCTCCACGACCGCTTCCTGCTCCGCTTCGTCGTCGACTACGTGAGCGAGGACTTCCGCTTCCTGAAGCTGCTCCAGGCCCGGCCGCCGGCCACGCGCACGACGCTCTCGCTCGCGGAGCTCCAGGTGACGCGCGCCGAGGCGGAGGCGCTCGCCGTGCCTGCCTCGGTGCTGCGCGCCATCACCGACATCCGGCGCGAGCTCGGGCGGAAGAACATCGTCGCCTCGGACCGGCGCTACGCCCAGGCGGTTGGCGTGCTCCGCGCCCGCGCCTACCTGGCCGGGCGCGACTACGTGTCCGACGAGGACCTCCCCTTCCTCGAGCACGTGCTGTGGCGCGACCCGGCTGAGCGCCCGCAGGTGCGCGACACGATCCGCGAGCTGCTGTGCGGCTACGAGGACGAGGTGCGCATCCTCCTCTTCCAGTCGCGCGAGCTGCGCGACTATGCGCTCCGCGAGTGGGACTCGAGCGAGCTGCGCACGCGCGCCGCGGTCGAGGCGCACACCAAGATCCGGAACATCCTCGGCAAGGTCGACGCCATCCTGGCGCAGGCGCGCAGCGGGGGCCGCCCGGTGGAGCGGGTGGAGGCACTCAAGCACGAGATCCTGCAGATCCAGCAGGAGATGCTGGGGCGGCTCTGA